A stretch of the Candidatus Hydrogenedentota bacterium genome encodes the following:
- a CDS encoding SEC-C domain-containing protein, whose protein sequence is AAAPVVSPGSPATPAKVGRNDACPCGSGKKYKKCCGANGAEPEPESGEAET, encoded by the coding sequence TGCCGCTGCGCCGGTTGTGTCGCCGGGGTCGCCGGCAACGCCCGCCAAAGTCGGTCGCAACGATGCTTGCCCCTGCGGCAGCGGCAAGAAATACAAGAAATGCTGCGGCGCCAACGGCGCCGAGCCCGAGCCCGAATCCGGCGAAGCCGAAACCTGA